One part of the bacterium genome encodes these proteins:
- a CDS encoding N-acetyltransferase yields MIESSTIEVTKARVAHAPEIHRLISYWAERTPVLPKSLGQVYETLREFVVAIEDGRVVGCAAMHIDWADLAEIRSVAVAADRQSAGIGRRLIDALIAEAGELGVEKVFCLTDKPEYFARLGFGAVDKADLPHKVWRDCVHCPIFTQCTEVAMGRAVGTE; encoded by the coding sequence ATGATCGAATCGAGCACCATTGAGGTCACAAAGGCGCGGGTAGCGCACGCGCCAGAAATCCATCGCCTGATTTCGTATTGGGCGGAGCGCACGCCTGTACTGCCGAAGTCGCTGGGCCAAGTCTACGAGACGCTGCGAGAGTTCGTCGTGGCGATCGAGGACGGCCGCGTGGTGGGTTGCGCCGCCATGCACATCGACTGGGCAGACCTGGCGGAGATTCGATCGGTCGCGGTGGCTGCCGACCGCCAGAGCGCCGGCATTGGCCGACGCCTTATAGACGCCCTGATCGCCGAAGCGGGCGAGCTTGGTGTCGAGAAAGTCTTCTGTCTGACGGACAAGCCGGAGTACTTCGCACGCCTTGGTTTCGGCGCCGTCGACAAGGCCGACCTGCCGCACAAGGTCTGGCGCGATTGCGTGCATTGCCCGATCTTCACGCAATGCACCGAAGTCGCGATGGGTCGTGCTGTGGGGACGGAGTAG
- a CDS encoding SpoIIE family protein phosphatase: protein MTTTTHHDEHRILYLDLAETEGPLIRSLIEDNGWVPIPAFSSEDVLHRVDRERVDLILLDPAAKSIDCQTVLRELRFSLRPTRFLPILIVYPAGQGDVADPFLDAGANDVVSRPIHPRLFANRIRAYLSAKNTHDRLAETAAELTRERERMVAAQARIGSGEMPQLEGIHFCMRQVPCGKSGGDYAEVLPLDGERLAVILADVSGHGADATVHAAMLRTAVSSSLRSGEGPAAALVAANNVLLEALGTDDLITCYVGVLEPSTGRLTHATAGHANPWSTRPGAEAPEEIVVAGGPPLGVFESGEYEQSQTMLETGARLFLFTNGIWQQRDEQGEPFGLAQFPGLIAVTTSLELEDAGEFLVSSVETHKGETEWQDDVLVLILERPPVE, encoded by the coding sequence GTGACCACGACGACCCATCACGACGAGCATCGCATCCTCTACCTGGATCTGGCCGAAACGGAAGGTCCGCTGATCCGCTCGTTGATCGAGGACAACGGATGGGTGCCCATTCCAGCATTCTCCAGCGAGGACGTACTCCATCGTGTCGATCGCGAGCGCGTCGATCTGATCCTGCTGGATCCGGCGGCCAAGTCCATCGATTGCCAGACGGTTCTGCGCGAGTTGCGATTCAGCCTGCGCCCGACGCGATTCCTGCCGATCCTGATCGTCTATCCCGCGGGCCAGGGCGACGTTGCCGACCCGTTCCTGGATGCCGGCGCGAACGATGTGGTCTCGCGACCGATTCACCCGCGGCTTTTTGCCAACCGCATCCGGGCGTACTTGAGCGCCAAGAACACGCACGACCGATTGGCCGAGACGGCCGCGGAACTAACACGCGAACGCGAGCGGATGGTCGCCGCGCAGGCACGGATCGGTTCCGGCGAAATGCCGCAGTTGGAAGGAATTCACTTCTGCATGCGCCAGGTCCCCTGCGGAAAGAGCGGCGGTGACTATGCGGAGGTCTTACCGCTCGACGGCGAGCGATTGGCCGTAATCCTGGCCGACGTCAGCGGTCATGGCGCCGACGCAACGGTCCACGCCGCGATGCTGCGCACGGCTGTTTCTTCGAGTCTGCGATCCGGAGAGGGTCCCGCCGCGGCCCTTGTCGCTGCAAACAATGTCCTGCTCGAAGCCCTCGGCACCGACGACCTGATCACGTGCTACGTCGGTGTACTGGAACCGTCGACCGGCCGCCTGACACACGCGACTGCGGGTCATGCGAATCCGTGGAGCACTCGCCCCGGCGCAGAGGCGCCCGAGGAGATCGTTGTCGCGGGCGGACCTCCGCTCGGCGTTTTCGAGAGTGGAGAGTACGAACAATCGCAGACGATGCTCGAGACCGGTGCGCGGCTGTTCCTGTTCACGAACGGCATCTGGCAACAACGCGATGAGCAGGGCGAGCCATTCGGCCTGGCGCAGTTCCCTGGCCTGATCGCCGTGACGACCAGTCTGGAGTTGGAAGACGCAGGCGAGTTCTTGGTCAGCAGCGTCGAGACCCACAAGGGCGAGACCGAGTGGCAGGATGATGTGCTGGTATTGATTCTGGAACGGCCGCCGGTCGAGTAA
- a CDS encoding STAS domain-containing protein: MELVVEGNKDTLQVRIMGELVADTCSDLRDMVLESAAKEPNKVVLHMAETPFIDTSGVGVLVGLRAHLRSKGIGIEIAQPSPRVHQVLSMMRLLPIFGLTDDV; encoded by the coding sequence GTGGAACTGGTCGTTGAAGGCAATAAGGATACTCTCCAGGTGCGGATCATGGGAGAGCTGGTGGCCGACACCTGCTCGGATCTGCGGGATATGGTGCTGGAATCCGCGGCGAAGGAACCCAACAAGGTCGTGCTCCACATGGCGGAGACGCCGTTCATTGATACAAGCGGTGTTGGCGTGTTGGTTGGCCTGCGCGCGCACCTGCGCAGCAAAGGCATCGGAATCGAAATCGCGCAGCCCTCGCCACGTGTCCACCAGGTGCTCTCGATGATGCGCCTTCTGCCCATTTTTGGACTTACCGACGACGTCTGA